The Vitis vinifera cultivar Pinot Noir 40024 chromosome 1, ASM3070453v1 DNA segment TCAGACAAATGTcgtattctttttttttactttcatgtGTATTTTTACCAGAGAAGTcaatatgatatttaaaaaatagttagcAGTACAACCACATGGGCTTGACATGTGTGCACCCGTACACCATGGGTCAATATTCTTCATTTTCAATTGTCcttaatcaaaaaataattttgcccACAATCATAAAGTATTCATGAATaggttttaatcattaaatttggtTGTTTGGGGGTGGCAGTAATATAATCACCATTGAATTTTACAATTTGATAGTATGTTTAAAAATTGACCGACTAGCACTTTTCCTAAACACACTAATTTCAATTGAGTACAAttcttctaattatattatttttgtttgaaaccaAAGATGGAAAAAATCATGTTACTAAGGACATTGTGGAAGCCATAGAGAGGGAAAATAAAACGGTTACTTTTAAAGTCATTGAAGGAGATATCTTGAAGGAATACAAATCCTTTAAGGCTATTGTCCAAGCTATTTCAAAAGGTGAAGCCACTTGGGTGCGTTGGATTATCGAGTATGAGAAGCTTAACAAGAAATCTCTGCTCCTGTTAAATTGTTTGGATTTATAATTCATCTCAGTGAAGAAATTGATGACCACCTTGTTCAGGCATAGACATAAAATGTCATAGTTTGGTACTACTTGATGACTTCTCATATAAATAATGTTAATATCGTGTGTCGTGTGAGATGAATGAGCAATAGCTCAACCATGTTTTAGTCCTTTATTTGAGTGTGGGGGAGGTTTGAAGTCTTTTGAAATATCTTATTATTGAAAGTTGTTTATTTACTTACTATTTAATGAGAGAGAAGCTTGGTTTGGTTTGTGTATTTGTTCACTTCATTTTTTTGGTAATAGGTaataagggtctccaacgggcgggccgggccgggccgagCTCAAATGCTAGGCCCgcgggccgggccgcgggcttttttaaataagccaaaatagcttttaaataaaggaaggaagagggggggattcgaaccccttccctcaagcttaaatttcaaggctctaaccaactgagctacatttcttttgtgcttattaaatgaattagttatgtatatataaaaatatagtatattattttaaaaaaaaaaattaaaggcgggcctacgggccgggccgggcctaaagcgggccgcgggccgcgggctttttggagacccctaATAGGTAAGATGGGCGAATGATAGTTTTGCAGCCACTAAGCCTCATGGAGCTATAGCATATGGGACATCAAAAACCTAATCATGGCAAGTAGGTTAGGCAGGCCGAGCTTGCCCACGACCCACCATTGTTCGGGACATGCCTAGCTAGCCCAGGCACGACAATTCTATTCGTGGATAGTGTTGGGCTAGACCAGTACTGTCCATTGGATCGTGCTGGGCCATGAGTGGTGGCCCATTGTACCGGCCATGGCCCGCCCATAACTCCCCTCCCATACCAATTTTACCCCCTCCCAGGGATGACAATGGGGTGGGTTTACGATAGTCACCTGACTCACCTCCATCCCAACTTCatccaatttatttatatatattcttatctccacaaaaaaaaaaaaaagataaataaaataaacaaggcAGAGGCAGAATAGGGTTGTGTATAGGGTGTAAGAAATTTTCATACCCTCCTTGTCCAACacagtttatatttttaatacttttttatttctaaaattttaaattttattaaacataaatataatttataaataaaaaatattataaacatttataatttatttttataaaaaataatattttacttatgtttaaaaagttgaaaaataaaaaaaaaatcaattaaaataattttttatttaaaattatatataatcaagACGGGATGGGATGAAATAAATTCATGCTCGAACtcatcttaaatttttaaaaactttctaAATTCTGAACTTGTATATCTTTATCATAAACCTTTTTCATTGGGGGCACGTTTTTCCAAATTCTCATATTGCTCCATTGTCATTCCTAtttagggatggcaacggggcgggttttttcgggtacccgccctGCCCTGCCCCTAATGGGACagggtttaaatttaataaacagGTTTTTAACGGgtatgggaatttttttttaaacccggggcgggttcgggtattgccccatcccgccccgccccgccccgtttacatataaaatcaattttaaaatttaatttaatttaaattttaaaatttaatttattttactatttttaatatatagataataataaaaaaaattaataaaataagttataaaaaatataataattttattatttataaatatatttattttaatgtaattaaaaatttaaaaagtaaattaaaaaaaaaaaaaaaggaggctAAACGggacggggcggggcggggcggggcgggtttGGGAATTTCCCATACCCGTCCcaccccgtttaattttttaaacgggacggggatgggaattatttttaataaacggggcggggttgggatgggggcgacccgtcccgaatccgccccgttgccattcctatcCCTATTTCATACATTTGTATAAAGATTAATTTGTGAAagcattttgataaattaatcaaatttatttatttatttatgatagtGAAATGACCAACAAACCCTCTCGAACGTTCAAATAATAACCCGATTGTGATGGAATTGATTCTATAAGGTTTGGTTGCATCCTCAATATAATGTATTACTATAGAGAAGGTTTCCTTCAATATAATGTATTAATTGTGTAG contains these protein-coding regions:
- the LOC100254219 gene encoding MLP-like protein 31; this encodes MGLVGKLEAEILILAPADKFHEVWGGRPHHMSSVSPGKVQKVDLHEGDWGNVGSVIEWSYVIDGKNHVTKDIVEAIERENKTVTFKVIEGDILKEYKSFKAIVQAISKGEATWVRWIIEYEKLNKKSLLLLNCLDL